From Scytonema millei VB511283:
GTACCGATGCAGAAATAATTCCCAAACCACCTTGGAAACAGCGCAAGGAGGCTTATATCGCTACCATTCCCCAAGCTTCTCCATCAATAATTTTAGTCTCAGCTGCCGACAAACTACACAACGCCAGGTCAATTTTAAAAGACTATCGAACTCTAGGCGAAACAGTTTGGCAACGGTTTAAAGGTGGTAAAGACGGTACATTGTGGTACTATCGCGCCGTTGTAGAAGCCTTTATTGCCAAAGGAAAGACACCAATAGTCACAGAATTAGAACGAGTAGTTGCAGAATTAGAACAATTAGTCAAGGATGATAATGGGTAATTGGTAGTTGGTAGTTGGTAGTTGCAACTTACCCCTTACCCCTTACCCTTTACCCCTTACCCCTCTAAAATGGCAAACGTCCGTCTAGAAGATATTAAACGTAGATTTAACAACGTCACTGCGATCGAAGATATTACATTTGAGGTTCCTGACGGAGAATTTTGGGTACTAGTGGGACCATCAGGATGCGGTAAGTCCACGATTTTAAGAACGATCGCAGGTTTGGAAACAGCGACATCTGGCAAACTTTATATTGGGGACACGCTGATGAATGAGATCCCCGCCAGACAGCGCGATGTCGCGATGGTATTTCAAAATTACGCCCTCTACCCTC
This genomic window contains:
- a CDS encoding HD domain-containing protein, translating into MLSSRFTEALTYATELHANQVRKSSGVPYISHLLGVTSIALEYGANEDEAIAALLHDAIEDQGGAATREEIRRRFGNTVTDIVDACTDAEIIPKPPWKQRKEAYIATIPQASPSIILVSAADKLHNARSILKDYRTLGETVWQRFKGGKDGTLWYYRAVVEAFIAKGKTPIVTELERVVAELEQLVKDDNG